A genomic segment from Myxococcota bacterium encodes:
- a CDS encoding glycosyltransferase family 4 protein — protein MRIAYVTTDPGVPAFGTKGASSHVQAMLRAFGRLGHEVVLFARPGGSAPLDLRFVERVDLPRLPGGRLVAAELERWRLRDNEAVAATLARAGTLHAVYERHALFAFAAMEHARAAGIPGLLEVNAPLVEEQARHRTLVDRGAAERAAARAFDAASALLAVSRPLADWLAPRTADPARIHVLANGVDLERFRTGARRAIARAAADARANDGAATQPFTIGFVGSLRPWHGLEPLADAFARVRDVAPRARLCIVGDGPGRAALEQRLAACGHAKAAYFVGAVPPEDVPRWLASFDAAVAPYPQLDDFYFSPLKLYEYMAAGLPVVASAIGQIREVIDDGVDGLLVPPGDVEATARALLRLERDAALGARLGAHARAKVADCDWVDVARRALALADAPADAARSVGRASTAASATARSTA, from the coding sequence ATGCGGATCGCCTACGTCACGACCGACCCCGGTGTTCCGGCGTTCGGCACCAAGGGCGCGTCGAGCCACGTGCAGGCGATGCTCCGCGCGTTCGGCCGGCTCGGTCACGAGGTCGTCCTGTTCGCGCGTCCGGGCGGCAGCGCGCCGCTCGACCTGCGCTTCGTCGAGCGCGTCGACCTCCCGCGACTGCCGGGAGGACGACTCGTGGCGGCCGAGCTCGAGCGGTGGCGGCTGCGCGACAACGAGGCGGTCGCCGCGACGCTCGCGCGCGCGGGCACCCTCCACGCGGTCTACGAGCGGCACGCCCTGTTCGCCTTCGCGGCGATGGAGCACGCGCGCGCGGCGGGCATCCCCGGTCTGCTCGAGGTGAACGCTCCCCTCGTCGAGGAGCAGGCGCGCCACCGCACGCTCGTCGACCGCGGCGCGGCCGAGCGCGCCGCGGCCCGCGCCTTCGACGCCGCGAGCGCGCTGCTCGCGGTCTCCCGGCCGCTCGCCGACTGGCTCGCGCCCCGCACGGCGGACCCGGCGCGCATCCACGTGCTCGCGAACGGCGTCGACCTCGAGCGGTTCCGCACCGGCGCCCGGCGCGCGATCGCGCGCGCGGCGGCCGACGCCCGCGCGAACGACGGCGCGGCGACGCAGCCGTTCACGATCGGCTTCGTCGGCTCGCTGCGCCCGTGGCACGGCCTCGAGCCGCTCGCCGACGCGTTCGCGCGCGTGCGCGACGTCGCGCCGCGCGCGCGGCTGTGCATCGTGGGCGACGGCCCGGGTCGCGCCGCGCTCGAGCAGCGCCTCGCCGCATGCGGCCACGCGAAGGCCGCCTACTTCGTCGGCGCCGTCCCGCCCGAGGACGTGCCCCGCTGGCTCGCGAGCTTCGACGCGGCGGTCGCGCCGTATCCGCAGCTCGACGACTTCTACTTCTCGCCGCTCAAGCTCTACGAGTACATGGCGGCGGGCCTCCCCGTCGTCGCGAGCGCGATCGGGCAGATCCGCGAGGTGATCGACGACGGCGTGGACGGGCTCCTCGTCCCGCCCGGCGACGTCGAGGCCACGGCCCGCGCGCTGCTCCGACTCGAACGCGACGCGGCGCTCGGCGCGCGGCTCGGTGCGCACGCGCGCGCGAAGGTCGCCGACTGCGACTGGGTCGACGTCGCGCGCCGCGCGCTCGCGCTCGCCGACGCGCCGGCCGACGCCGCGCGCTCCGTCGGCCGCGCGAGCACCGCGGCGTCGGCGACCGCGCGGAGCACCGCGTGA
- a CDS encoding SDR family NAD(P)-dependent oxidoreductase, whose protein sequence is MDAPFSLFDLTGRVALVTGASRGIGRAIAEGFARAGAAVVVAARDGARLDEVARGIASAGGRAEPVAFDLADPATHESAVRTALDAFGRLDVLVNNAGLLRPHRIERISPDELDLLHRTNTAGPLLLARAALPHLAASGRGVVVNVTAVAGHAPMEGLGAYAASKAALLSLTRTMAKEWTPRGVRVNALTPGSVATDMILPRDADERARFRAEMGARNLFGRVAEPDEMVGPALFLASDASSYMTGQVLVVDGGLLA, encoded by the coding sequence GCGAGCCGCGGCATCGGGCGCGCGATCGCGGAGGGCTTCGCGCGCGCGGGCGCCGCGGTCGTCGTCGCCGCGCGCGACGGGGCCCGCCTCGACGAGGTCGCGCGCGGGATCGCATCGGCCGGCGGCCGCGCCGAGCCCGTCGCCTTCGACCTCGCCGACCCGGCGACGCACGAGAGCGCGGTGCGCACGGCGCTCGACGCCTTCGGCCGGCTCGACGTGCTCGTCAACAACGCCGGCCTCCTGCGCCCGCACCGCATCGAGCGCATCTCGCCCGACGAGCTCGACCTCCTCCACCGCACCAACACGGCGGGCCCGCTCCTGCTGGCGCGCGCGGCCCTCCCGCACCTCGCCGCGAGCGGGCGCGGCGTCGTCGTCAACGTCACCGCCGTCGCCGGCCACGCGCCGATGGAGGGCCTCGGCGCCTACGCGGCGTCGAAGGCCGCGCTGCTGAGCCTCACGCGCACGATGGCGAAGGAGTGGACGCCGCGCGGCGTGCGCGTCAACGCGCTCACGCCGGGCTCCGTCGCAACGGACATGATCCTGCCGCGCGACGCCGACGAGCGCGCGCGCTTCCGCGCCGAGATGGGCGCGCGCAACCTGTTCGGCCGCGTCGCGGAGCCCGACGAGATGGTCGGCCCCGCCCTCTTCCTCGCCTCCGACGCGTCGTCCTACATGACCGGCCAGGTCCTCGTCGTCGACGGCGGGCTGCTCGCCTAG
- a CDS encoding SDR family NAD(P)-dependent oxidoreductase yields the protein MDTHGMRRLEGRRALVTGAGSGIGRATAQRLAAEGAAVYGVDVNDEGCRETVAAIEAAGGRALAARCDVRRSSECDAVVAAAVDAFGGLDVLCNVAGVLLQRPSAKCTDDEWQRVLDVNLTGTFYMCRAALPHLAHARGAIVNLASIAGVQAVPYAAAYCASKGGVLMLTKSLAVECAKSGPRVNCICPGGVATPMTMGYRRDAELDASLSAHIAPRMPTIAQPDEIAALAAYLASDEARFMTGSAVAIDGGQAA from the coding sequence ATGGACACCCACGGAATGCGAAGGCTGGAAGGAAGGCGCGCGCTCGTCACGGGTGCGGGCTCGGGCATCGGACGGGCGACCGCGCAGCGGCTCGCCGCCGAGGGCGCCGCGGTCTACGGCGTCGACGTCAACGACGAGGGCTGCCGCGAGACGGTCGCGGCGATCGAGGCGGCCGGCGGCCGCGCGCTCGCCGCGCGCTGCGACGTGCGCCGCTCGAGCGAGTGCGACGCGGTCGTCGCCGCCGCCGTCGACGCATTCGGCGGGCTCGACGTCCTCTGCAACGTCGCGGGCGTGCTGCTGCAGCGGCCATCCGCGAAGTGCACGGACGACGAGTGGCAGCGCGTCCTCGACGTGAACCTCACGGGCACCTTCTACATGTGCCGCGCCGCGCTCCCGCACCTCGCCCACGCGCGCGGAGCGATCGTGAACCTCGCGTCGATCGCCGGCGTGCAGGCCGTCCCGTACGCGGCCGCCTACTGCGCTTCGAAGGGCGGCGTGCTGATGCTGACGAAGTCGCTCGCCGTCGAGTGCGCGAAGTCGGGGCCGCGCGTCAACTGCATCTGCCCGGGCGGCGTCGCGACGCCGATGACGATGGGCTACCGGCGCGACGCCGAGCTCGACGCCTCGCTCTCGGCGCACATCGCGCCGCGCATGCCGACGATCGCGCAGCCCGACGAGATCGCCGCCCTCGCCGCCTATCTCGCCTCCGACGAAGCGCGCTTCATGACGGGCTCCGCGGTCGCCATCGACGGCGGCCAGGCCGCCTAG